The nucleotide sequence TAACTTGAAGGAATCGGGTTCGGGAGCTCTTGTGACGTTCCATAGGTGATGACGATGATTGGATGGTCGGAAAGCGCGATCAATCTCGGGTCTCCCGGCACCGCTTCACCATTCACAAAAACCTTAATGGTGTTTTGCTGATCCTCACAATAGGCGCCGATACAGTTGAGGTTCCACCGGACTCCCCAAATATCAAAAAATTGTCCGAGGGTAAAGGTCTGAACGGTCGGGGACTCGATATGGATGACGCCGTTTGAATCATGCGTATGGATGGGGGAGATAAACCGTTCTCGAGCATTAAACCCAATGGCTGCAGGGACAGGGATTGATTTTCCGTGAATAAAAATATCGAGGTGTTGATGAATGTGAAGCGCCGAACCTTCTTCCTGGAGAGCAGGCAATCCGACGATTTTTAGCCGTTCGCGGAGCTCATTTAACTCAGGCGGCCAGGGAGCCTCTCCTGTTTGAATGCCGGGCAGGGAATCGGAATTAACGTTACCGGGCGAGACCGGCGCGGGATTTCCATGATTAAAAAAAATGACCAGGGCAATTGATAATAAACCCAAAATTACAATCGTTATAAAAATTGCCGGATTTGGCCAACCCCTTCTGTCCGTTTGCGCTGAAGAGGATTGTTTCTCTTTTTCCTTTTGTTTTTGACCCATGTCTTTTTGACTCATTCGTGGTTGCTCCCGGATCGATTAGACTTATGGTTATACCCTCATCCCCCAAAAAGCAATAGGGTATGACCAAAATTTCTTTGGGAGAAACAATAACATTTTCAAAAAATTTAATCGAAGTTTATTTCTCCCGATAGATTTTCTGTTGGCCTTTGGACCGGTCTGCCGCGTTAGAACAGCCCCGGTTCTGTTCCCGGTTTGATCAAATAGATTGACAATGGGCGCATTTTTGATAAAATAATTTTTGCTTTTTGAATCAACCTCTTATCACCAAATATCCTAATGGAGACTTTAATGTTTTTGAAAACAAATGCTTTTAGACTTTTTTCTTTGATCATCATAATGGGAACGGCCGCTCTTTATGCAGGGTGCAATAAGAATGAAACGCCTATCGGTTCCTCTCCGGCGGGTTCCTCCGCGCCAGCTGCTTCTAACTCCCAGGATCCTTACGGACAGGTTTCGTCGCAAGCGGCCGGGGCTCCCTCTAACAGCGCCTCCGGAACCATTTCCGGCACTATTTCAATCGATCCAAAACTGGCCGGTAAAGTGGATCCAAATGCCATTTTATTTATCAGCGCAAAACCGGCAGAGGGACCCCAGGTGGGCGTTCCCCCTCTCGCTTCTCAAAGGATTGCCAGTCCGAAATTTCCACTTCAATATACCCTTTCTCAAGCCGATGTCATTATGCAAGACGGCACACTATCCGGCCAGCTTAATATTGTCGTTAAATTGATGAAGAACGGGGCCGCCGGGCCTGTGGGGCCTGGTGATATTGAAGGGAATTTCGCTAAAAATCCGGTCACCGTCGGTCAAAAGGCTGTCGATGTTACACTGGACACACTGCATTAACTTAAGCCGGTAATCCTTGAGTCTCTTTCTTGCGGTGCCCTTACACACCCTTTCTTTAAACAACGGCAAAAAGCCAGGCTTATTTCCTCCTTTTTAATATCCTCATGAAAAAAATTGCGATTATTGGCCGGCCAAATGTTGGAAAATCAACCCTTTTTAACCGGTTGGTCGGATACCGAATGGCCGTCGTGGAAGATGAGCCCGGCGTTACACGGGACCGGCTTTTCGGAACCTTTACCTATGACCAGCACTCCTATACCCTCATCGATACCGGCGGCCTCTTTCCACACGCTTCGCTTCCCCTGATTGAAGAAGCAAAGAAACAGACGATTAAGGCCGCTCAAGAAGCAGACGTCATCATCTTGTTAATGGATGGGCGAACCGGTCCCCACCCTCTCGATCAAGAGATTATTAAGACCGTCAGACCTTTTTTAAAACCCACTTTTTATGTCGTGAACAAAATCGAAGGGTCTTCTCTCATTCAGAGTTTTTATGAGTTTTATCAACTGGGAATCGCAGGGGTATTTCCTATTTCCGCTGAAAACGGCACCGGCATCGATGATCTTATGGAAGCCGTTAATCGGGGATTTCCTCAGGAAAAAGCGAGCGCTTCCACCACGCCCGAGCCCTTTGCGAAAATTGCGATCATTGGCCGGCCGAATGTCGGAAAATCAACCTTTATCAACGCCCTCCTGGGGGAGGAACGGTTAATCACCAGTCCCATTCCCGGTACGACAAGGGATGCCATTGATACCCTGGCTCAGTATCAAAACCGCGATTATTTATTTATCGATACGGCCGGCATCCGGAGAAGGGGAAAAATTGAAAAAGGGATAGAACGGGCCAGCGTCATACGTTCCGAAGAGTCGATTAAAAAAGCGGATATTGTTTTTATTTTGATTGACAGCGGCGAGGGGATAACGGACCAGGATATTAAATTGGTTGGACGGGTCATCGAAGCGGGAAAGGGTTTTGCGATTTTGCTTAACAAATGGGACCTTAAAAAGGATATTTCCAGAGCCCGTGAAAAATTTGAAGGTGACCTTTTTAACTACTTTTCTTTTATCAAGGAATTTCCATTTTTATTTATTTCCTCAAAAGAGGGCTTTGATCACAAAATAATTTACCAAACGATTAACATGATCATTGATTCCTTTCAAAAAAGAGTGTCAACACCCGATTTAAACGGATTTTTAGAAAAAATTCTAAAGCGTTTTCCTCCCCCGTTGTACAGAAACAAGCCGGTAAAAATTTATTACGCCACACAGGGAGGAATCAGACCTCCCACCTTTATTGTTTTTTCCAATTTTAAAGAAGGTTTGACGAGGACTTATCTGAAATTCCTGGAAAATAGCCTGAGGGAAACTTTTGGGTTTAAGGGAACGCCGATTCAAATCTTTGTTAAGCAGAAAAAAAATATTTATAAAAAACCGGCTTAGGACGGTGTTTCAATTTTCCAGCCGCCTTTCCTTTCTTCGTTCGTAAAGCATCGGATTGGACGGAAGGTCCACGGAAAAAACCGTCCCGACATTCGGTTTGCTTTTGACGTCAACTTCTCCTCGATGATCCTGGACAATTTGATGGACAATCGCCAGTCCCAAACCCGTCCCTTCCCGCTCTTTGCTTTCATGTTTCGTCGTAAAAAATGGATCAAAAATATTTTCCATATTTTCGGGAGGAATTCCAATACCATTATCTTCAATGTGTATGCCCATCCAGGGAATCTCCAATTTTTTAAAAGATCTGGTTTTAACCTTGATCAATCCGTTGGAAGGAGGAAGGGCGTCAATGGCATTGATAAAAAGGTTAAGTAAAACCTGCTTGATTTGCTGCCGATCAATAATGATACGGGGAGGGTCTTTTTGATATTCCGTCAAAAACCTGGCGCCCCGTTTATTGGCTTCAATGACCATGAAAGGGAGGGTGGTTTGAATCACCTCATTAATATCTTCCTCGGTAAACGTCGGTTCCATATAACGGCTGTAATCAAGAACTTCACGGATAATTCGTTCGATTCTTCCAATATCTTCGCGGGCCACCTTTGAAAAACTATCAAAAAAATCAGAGTCCTCTCGTCTTTCTCCAGCCAGTTCTACGAAGGTTTTAATCGAAGTGAGGGGATTTCTGATTTCATGAGCCATCCCTCCGGCGATTGTTTCAAGAGACTTTAACCGGTCGGTTCTTCGAACCAACACTTTGGATTTTTTTAAGGCTTGTGCCAACCGGTTGTTTTCGATCGCGATGGCAATCTGTTCTCCTATAAGGAAAAGAAGCTGACTCTCAAGGGATGATAAAGGGGGAATGCAGAGAAATACAAAACCCATCAACTTATCCCGTGTTTTAAACGGGAGGCAGTTTTGCAAACCGGTTTCTTTTAAAAGAGAGGGTATTTTTTTAGCCAGCCCTTCGGACAGAGTACCGGCAAAACCGAGGGTTCGGTTACTTTTCAGCCACTCTGGAAAGGGAGCCTGAACGTCCATGGGTATATTTTTAAAATCAGTTTCCGCCAGTTGATGTCCCAACTGGAAATCATACCGGCCTTTTTCTTCATTTAAAAAGAAAAAGGCGGCTTTTTTAAGGGAGATCATTTTAAAAAAATTTTTAAGAAGAGTTTCCGCTACTTCCTTATCGTTTAAATCAGAGGTTAATGACCGGGAAATTTCGACAAGAAGATTACAGACTTCAAGCGGATCAGGAAGCATGAGAGAGCCTTTTGTTATAAGGTTGTTTTCTTATCTTAACAGGAAGGCCGAATAAAAATCAATTCCCCTTGATCCGCCGGTCTATGATGGAATTTTAAACGGTGACGATTTTTAACGCGGAAGAGCGGGCGTTTAAAACGCTGATCTGGGCGGCCAGATTTCCCGCAATCTGCATAAACATCCTGGCTTGCGGGGATTCCGGATCCGCAATCACAATCGGCTTGCCCGTATCTCCGCCCTCCCGAATGGCAGGATCAATCGGAATTTCTCCCAGGAAGGGAAGTTTCAGCTTATCAGCAGCGGCTTTCCCTCCCCCGTGGCTGAAGATGTCGGTTCTTTCGTGACAGTGCGGACAGCTAAAATAGCTCATGTTTTCAATGATTCCCAGGAGAGGAACATGAACTTTCTGAAACATCCCCAGGCCCCTTTTGGAATCCAGGAGGGCCACTTCCTGAGGTGTCGTCACAATAATAGCCCCGGTTAAAGGGACGAGTTGGGTAATACTTAATTGGGCATCGCCGGTTCCCGGAGGGAGGTCAATGAGAAGATAATCGAGTTCGCCCCAATTGACATCCCGGAGAAACTGCTGAATGGCTCCATGAATCATCGGACCACGCCAAACAATTGGCGTGTCATCCTCTACCATAAACGCCATCGAGATAAATTTGACATTGTGATTTTCGGCAGGGTCCAGTTTCGCGCCAACCGATACGGGAGGTTTGGAAACGCCCATCATCAACGGAACATTGGGGCCATACACATCCGCATCCAATAACCCAACCCTCGCGCCCAATTTTGCCAGGGCCACGGCAAGGTTTACCGTTACGGTTGATTTTCCAACCCCCCCTTTTCCACTGCTTACGGCAATAAGGTTTTTAATATTCGGAACGGGGTTTTCTTTTCCACCGGTTTTTCCGGAGGTCACATTGGCCGTCCAGTTAATGCTGATTTTGTTCACTTCAGGAAAATCTTCCTTGACCGCTTTATCCACCCGGTTTTGGATCTCGCCTTTAAGAGGACAGGCGGGTGTGGTCAGGACAATGGTCAAAGAAATATCTTTTCCATTTATTTTCAAGTCCTTAACCATATTCAAGGTCACGATATCTTTAAAAAGCTCCGGTTCAATGACCTTTTTTAACGATTTCATGACGAGTTCTTCGGTAATCAGATTTGCCATTTTCTCTCCAAATTTAAACCATCGACATCGGAATTCTTTATTTTCAGTAGATTTTTAATTAAAAATAATCATAGCCCCTGTCTTGAATCGGTGTCAAGCCATTAAAGACTATTGGGTGCATGACAAAATTATGAGATGACAAGCGTCTGCCGAGCCAGGAGCGGTTCCCCGGCACGCGCGGCTGCGCTTACGGTGCTCGCCGCCCTCCGCTTTTGTCTCGCCGCTGCAATCTGAACCCATTGATGCGGCGGCCAAAAGAGGGCCGTGTCACCGCCCCAGGCCTCTGGCAGACAAGATTATCTCACAATTTTATCATGCACCAAAGACTGTTTTGATCCGTCGTCGATAAGCAATTAAGGTACGATTTTTTTTCTGGAAGAGAAATAGGACAAGATTACAAAAAATTACCGTTTTTTCATTTTAAGGACAGCCGTGATCAGTCTTTCCATTGTTTCCGGCGTGATATCCCGTACCGTGATATTGGCCTCATCGTCTCCGGAGAAGGAACACATGGCGATGGTATAGCAGGAGGTTCCTGCCCGAATAATCTTGAGAGCGATATTGGCCTGGTGACAATGAACCCCGATAAAGAGACAAACATCAATTTTATTATGCCAGATGGTGAGATTGGGATGATTGGGATTAATCTCAATTTCCGGATAAACGCGAGGATATTTGGGGCGATAGTCGGCCATTGGAATGATCTTGGCGGGTATCGCTTCGGCTAAACGTTTTGTCGCGGTGGCGAGTTTGGAGGCTTCCGGTTTCCAATCCCACAGCACGGCAGGCCCGGGAAAGAGCGTCGGATGTTTTGCTGACAAAAGTTTTTTCGCCGCGGCTTCAATGGCCTGATCTTCACTGACAATTTCTCCCTCAACCAACCCCTGGCCCGGATCTGGCAGAACAACTCCGAGGGTAGCGGCAGCGGGAGAAAGGAATCCTTCCGGCCCCGGAAGCACCCGGTAGCGTTTTGATTCAACCTTTTCTTTTTGAATTTTTGTCGGACTCATTTTCTTATCTCCTTTAATTCCAGTCTTCTTTCTCAAATATATCTTCAGCCTTAATGGATCCGCCGGGAGGAGGGACTATCGTAACGGGGTTAAGCCCTGTAATCTCTCTAATCATCTTTGAAAGTAAAGCCGTTTCGGTTTCTTCTATCACGACAATTTTACTCACCCTTCCCGCAAAAGCTTCAATAGCCTGAACCGGAAATGGCCATAGGCTTTTCAAATAAAGGGCGGCGGCGGGAAATTTAATCTTTCTAAAAAAAAGCATGGCTTCATAAACAGCCGATTGAGTTGATCTCCAGCTAATGAATCCAACTTCGGCCCGAAAGGGTTCATCCCCCTCCACAGGGCCAAGCCCCTCATTGATAAATTGAACCTCGTGTTGAATTTCGGGTAAAGAAAGGGTCCGATCTTTACTCTTCATTCTCATCAATCCCATGTTCCAGATGATGTGAAAATCCAGGAGGGACTTCTTCCTCTTTCGACCCCGTGGAATCATGACGTAAAGCGTTCTCAGGCCGGATAACGAACATCTTCTTGTTGCTACAATGCCGAATCTCTTCCTTGCCTTCCCGCGTATAGGCCCATGGAATTATTTTGCCGCTATCCCGAACTTTAATAATGGTTTCCTTTAAACGGACAATTTTTTCAACATCACAAGGCCCCATGGCCGCAACCGAATCTTCATGAACATCATTTGCGCAAAGAGTGATCGTGTAACATTTTGTCCCCCCGCGGATCATTTTCAGAGTCACATTGACAAAATGGCAATGAGCGTCAATCAGCATGCAAACTTCAATCTTGTTATGCCAGATGGTTAAATTGGGGTGGCAGGGACTAAAAACAGCTTCGGGATCGATTTTGGGATAAATAGGGCGGTAATCCGGCATACAAATAATTCTTGCGCCCGGAATTTCTCTTGCCATTTCCAGGACCGCTGTAGCTTTTTTCTGAGTCTCCGGGGTCCATGCCCATACCAGAAGAGGTCCGGGGAAAAGCGTCGGGTTTCTACGGGTTAATATTTTTTCCGCGATAACTTCCATCACTTTTTTTTCCGGAAGAGCTTCTCCTTCGACAAGGCCCATTCCAAGATCAGGGGGAAGAACTCCCATCAAGGCCGCCGCCGGAGGAAGAATACCTTCCGGGCCGGGAAGCACACGATAACGTTTATCTTTGGTCGGCATGACTAAGAACTCCCTTCTATTTTATTCAGGGGCCCATGCGGGTAGAGATGATTAAAACCATATGTCCGCTGTGAAATCGCTTCCAAAGCAAGCTCTGAGCCTCCGATGCCCCCGAACCCCGCGTTCCGCACCGGCAAAGCCGGTTGCTTCACTTTTTCATTAAGTTAATCCGAGAATAGCTCAGATTACTGATTACTACGCAAATAGAGTGCCAAAATCTTTTCATATAAGCGGTCAGTTGAAAATAATAAAAAAAACCAAATGAAATCAGGTGATTACAAAATAACTTGTTAAGAAAATGAATTTCCTTGAACCGTTAATTGATCTTGCCTAAAGCCGTAAAGGAGAAAACTTTGCAGGTGATTCAAGGGGGGCAACAGGAATATTTAAGAAAAAACACAAAAAACATATTTTTTTCAATAAGTTACAAAACTTCCGTTACAAAATAAGAACCTGCATTATTTGCTGGGGGGAGGACCCATTAGAGATAGGATTTGCAACTCCTTGTTTTGCCTGTCATCGCGAGCGCCCGCAGGGTGCGTGGCGATCTCGGTTCACGATGGCGAGATTGCTTCGCTTCGCTCGCAATGACAACTTTCTATCGCTGTTCTAGGGGAGGATGTAACGGTTGATAATACTTTATAAGTATGATTACATACTTATAAAGTATGTAATTTGGAGATGTACTATGAAAGCCCGGGTTGATGATCGAGGACAGGTGACCATTCCCAAAGAACTGAGGAAGAAACTTGGAATTAAGCCCGGAACAGTATTGGATTTTAATGAGCAGAACGGAAAACTCGTCGCGATTAAGATGGTCAGCGTTGATCCGGTGGAAAAGGTTTATGGTTGCCTGAAGACAAAAGTATCTACGGATGCCTGGATAGAAAGATTAAAAGGTCTCAATTAAGAAAACAGATCCTTGGCAATAAAAATCTCAAAGGGTCCGCAGGGAATTCTTGACCGTTTTAAAGAAATCGTTTGTAGTCAATTTTCAGCGCCTTGCCGATTTTCATGGCAAGATTTCTGCCAATGGCGCGTTCACCCTTTTCTATTTTGGAGACATCGGTCTGATGGAGGCCGATCTTTTTACCCATCTCCTTTTGTGTCAAACCATGGCGAAGACGAATTCCCTGAAATACAATGGCAGGCCTCTTTATCGACCTTAACCACCCAGTTCACTATCATAGTATAAGTCTAATTTTACCATATTGAAAGGTAAAAATACCTTATAAAGAGTGGAAGTACGAATCTTAATCTTCAAGACCGTAACTTCTGATTTTATGATCGGCTCCCATGCGATTAAACAATCTGACCGGCTTTTAACCCGTGACCGTGGCTTTTATCGGAAATATTTTAAATCCTTAAATATTCTTAGAATTTAAGGGCAAATCTATTCTTATTGTTTGTTAAGAAGAAACCGAATCTGTTTATCTGAGAAGGCAGGGGTAATAAAATTAAGTGTTCCAGGGATTATATATTTTGACGCCAAGTCTTTCCATGTCCTGACTATTCCGTGTCACGACAACCAGGTGGTGAACTATTGCTGTCGCCGCAATAAGGCTGTCCATGAGGGGGAGCCGCATTCCGAGCCTTTCTAATTCACCCTGTTGTTTGCCCCATAGCAAAGCTGTTTGCAAATCAAAAGAAAGGATCCGATTGGAAAACCGTTCAATCAGATCTTTTTCGACCCAGGTCTTTAATTTTTTTTTCCGATGAGAATCAGTCAGTTTGGCGATTCCTTTCTCCAATTCCCCGATGGTCAAGACACTGAGGCAAATGAATTCTTCCTCTTGTTGCTCAATCCAATCTAAAACAACCTGGGCTGGATGTTTCTTCACCATTTCTGAAATAACACAGGTGTCAAAAAGATAGTTCACAAATTGACCTCGCGAACCAATTCTTCACTTCTCTCCAAATCAAGTTCAACTCCACATAAAGGCGAATTTCTGAAAAATTCGGTGAGAGAGCGGGTCCGATGAGTTAATTTCCGGTATTGCTCAATAGAAATTAACATGGCCGCGGGCTTTCCACGAAGGGTAATTGTCTGCGGCCCAGCGTGTACGGCCCTATCGACAACCTGACTTAATTTATTTTTTGCTTCTTGAAGCTGCCATTCTGTTTTCATAATCGCCCCCAAAGAACAGGCTAGACTGTCTAGTTATGTAAATTGTAGACCAGAATTGATCAAGATGCAAGAAACTTTACTATTGGATAGTACTCAATCTTCAATACCGTAATTTTTGATTTTATAGTGGAGGGCGCGGAGGCTGATGCCAAGAATTTTCGCGGCTTTTTCCCGGTGATGCGTGATCTCAGAAAGCGTTTTTTGGATGACCTCTTTTTCAACCTCTTCAAGGGACTTTCCCAACGGAATTGTCATGGTTTTTTCCTTCGCCGTATCTTCCTGTATCTCCACCGGTAAATGTTCCGGTAAAAGGGTTTTATCTCTCACCATAATAACAACCCGTTCAATCACATTTTTAAGTTGTCTGATATTCCCTGGCCAGGAGTAGTTGACCAATAACCGCATCGTTCCCGGAGATACCGTCTTTTCTTCCCTATGATAGATGGATCTAAATTCTCGCAGAAAAAATTCAACCAATAAAGGAATATCCTCTTTTCGTTCCCGCAAAGGGGGAAGATGAATCGGCACAACGTTAAGACGATAATAGAGGTCTTCCCGAAAGGTCTTGTTTTCTATCGCCTGTAACAGGTTTCTATTGGTCGCGGCAATAAAACGGACATCCACATGAATGAGTTTTGTCCCTCCTAATCTTCTGAATTCTTTAGTTTCAAGCACGCGGAGAAAGTCCACCTGGTTTTTAAGGTTTAATTCCCCGATTTCATCAAGAAACAGAATCCCTCCGTCGGCCAGTTCAAAACGACCCGTTTTTGAAGAAACGGCCCCCGTAAAAGCGCCTTTTTCATAACCAAACACTTCGCTTTCAAACAATGTTTCCGGAAGCGCCCCGCAATTAATCGTGATAAACGGCTTATCCCTTCTTCCGCTTTGCTGATGAATGGCCCGGGCAACCAGCTCTTTTCCCGTTCCACTTTCACCGGTGATCAGAACCGTTGCGTCGCTTTCGACAACCTGATCAATCGTTTCATAGATCTGCTTCAGAACGTTGCTCTTCCCGATCATTTCTTCAAACCGGTTTTTGATCTTTAGACTTTCACGAAGCCGTTTGTTTTCCACCGAAAGAGATTGCCGTTCCAACGCCTTGTCGATTAAAAGAAGCAGGAGCTCTTTATCCACCGGCTTTGTCAGGTAGTCATAAGCGCCGGCTTTTATGGCGTTGACGGCGGTTTCAATGGTCCCATACGCCGTCATGACGACAACCTCTGTTTCCGGAGAATGTTCCTTTACCTTTTTCAACAACTCCAGACCGTTGAGATCCGCCATTTTCAGGTCGGTAATCACCAGATGATAAAAAGCATTCTCAAGCCGTGAAAGCGCCACCTGTCCGTTTTCAGCGGTTTCGGGCTTGTATCCCTGTTTTTCTAAAATTTTTGCCAGAGCGGTTCGAATATTGACTTCATCATCGACAATCAAAATAGAGATCTGATTTTGCATTTAGCTCTTTTTCGCCTCCTCTTTATTCCTTACAGGAAGCTGGACGGTAAAAACAGTTCCGCTCCCTTCAACGCTTTCAACATGGATGAAGCCTCCATGATCTTCAATGATCCGATGAGCAATGGCCAATCCCAGGCCTGTTCCTCCCTGCCGGGTACTGAAAAAAGGCTCGAATATTTTGTTTATTTTCACTCTGTCCATCCCGGCGCCCGTATCGGAAAACCTGACATTGACCCATCTTTCACTGTTGATTTTGCGTTTTTCCGCTTGAATAAAAAGTTTTCCCCCGGCAGGCATTGCCTGAAGGGCGTTAATCATAATATTTAAAAATACCTGCGTCATTTGATTCTCATCGACAAGGATCAAAGGGAGACCGGGAAGAATATCTGTTTCAACTTCAATTCCTTTTTCATGAGCTTCACCCCGGATAAGGGTCACCAGGTGTTGAAGGATCGGCTCCAATTTTACCTCTTCTAAAACCAATGGGTTGGGGATCGAAAAACGGGCAAAGCTGTCCAGAATACTCTTTAGCCTTTTAATTTCAATATTCAGAACATCAAGATACTCTCGAATGGTTGGAGTCGCTCCACGATTGAGCAAGATTTCTTCCTCCAGCAATCCCAGATTTAAATCCATCGCGCTTAAAGGATTACGAATTTCATGGGCCACAGCCGCCGAAAGGGTGCTGATGGCAGATAACTTTTCTGATCGTCTGACCTGCTGTTCCAACCGGTTGATCTCGGAGATGTCCTTGACCAGGAGGACCAATCCCTCTCTTTTCCCTTCATTTTTGAGTTCGGATAGCGTTACCCAGAGAACCAGTGTCTGATCCCCTTTGGGATATGTCACAGTCTGATCATGAAATAATCTTCCCTCTGCGAAAGCTTCTTCCAGGAGTTGTCCCAAACCCGTTGATTCCGGCAAAAAAAGCGTTAATTGTTTTCCCAAAGCTTCGTTCCCTAATAAAAGGATTTTATCCGCGGCTGGATTGATCGAGGTTATTCTTCCCCGAGAATCAACCGTAATCACCCCGGTTGGAATACTTTCGAGAATGTTCCGGGTAAGGCTTTTGACACTTTCCAGGGTCCTTCGAACCGTATGATAACTCTGATAGGTGCTGAAAACGGTGACACCTAAAACCGTTAAAAGAAAAAAAACCACAAGACCATATTTTTCCCGTTCAATTCGCAGGATCAGGATAACGGAAACAACGACGACAAAAAACAGAAGAATGGAGATAATCAGTCGAGCCGGGAAATAGCCAAAAAGGGTTTGTTCTGGATTTGGCCGTAACATTTTCTACTCCTTTTTTCTCCGACCCAGGACAGTGAGCAGGGCATCGAGGATCTCGTTTGGCCGCGGTGGACAACCAGGAATTTTGACATCTACGGGAATATGCTTTTCGACGGGACCGGTCACGGCATAACTGTTTTTAAATATCCCGCAGTCAATGGCACAATCCCCAAGGGCAACGATTAACCTCGGTTCCGGTGTTGAGCGATAGGCATCTTTCAAGGGTTTCTCCATATTAAACGTTACAGGACCTGTAACCGCCAGGGCATCGGCATGCCTTGGCGAGGCGGTAATATGGATGCCGAACCGCTCCGCGTCATAAATCGGATTCATTAAGGCATTCATCTCCATCTCACAGCCATTACAGGAACCGGTATCCACCTCCCGGATCGAAAGCGACCGG is from Nitrospirota bacterium and encodes:
- a CDS encoding NADH-quinone oxidoreductase subunit B family protein — its product is MFRIIKKSLKKGRVTGQYPESSVPAPEVSDATRSKAKLFHRSLSIREVDTGSCNGCEMEMNALMNPIYDAERFGIHITASPRHADALAVTGPVTFNMEKPLKDAYRSTPEPRLIVALGDCAIDCGIFKNSYAVTGPVEKHIPVDVKIPGCPPRPNEILDALLTVLGRRKKE